The following proteins are encoded in a genomic region of Candidatus Cloacimonadota bacterium:
- a CDS encoding histidine phosphatase family protein, which yields MRVYIIRHGTASHLLEDYNKKLTYSQFVNILESWKKSTLTPLGKEEIAKQVKALQNMYSFIFYSPMKRTQQTAKAFLHDPHDFTHSKSVPQLEEIYITPPLLPNTIKIKLKYWIFLCLLKSIFTLKIVRYYIQARQIIKMVKRVKNDILIISHQARIFTLIVYAFLNPNWKVIKTDFNPAGVCIIEKRGKS from the coding sequence ATGAGAGTGTATATTATTAGACACGGAACTGCATCGCATCTCTTAGAGGATTATAATAAGAAGCTAACTTACTCACAGTTTGTCAATATTTTAGAAAGTTGGAAGAAATCCACTCTAACTCCTCTCGGAAAAGAAGAGATAGCCAAACAGGTCAAAGCTCTGCAAAATATGTATTCATTCATCTTTTACAGTCCAATGAAAAGAACACAACAGACTGCAAAAGCATTTCTCCATGATCCCCACGATTTTACTCATTCTAAATCGGTTCCTCAACTGGAGGAGATTTATATAACCCCCCCCTTATTGCCTAATACTATAAAAATCAAACTAAAATACTGGATCTTTCTCTGCCTGCTTAAATCTATCTTTACCCTGAAAATTGTCCGTTATTACATCCAGGCACGGCAGATCATTAAAATGGTCAAAAGAGTGAAAAATGACATCCTGATCATCAGCCATCAAGCAAGAATTTTTACTCTGATCGTCTATGCCTTCTTAAACCCCAATTGGAAAGTGATCAAGACCGATTTCAACCCCGCCGGTGTCTGTATTATAGAAAAGCGGGGTAAAAGCTAG
- a CDS encoding PTS sugar transporter subunit IIA, whose product MLEKYTNHDLVLLNPQIDNKEALFKVMTDHLHNKGYIENRHRFYRALVAREQAANTAIFPHIAIPHAGCKSVGRLFLLIVVSKKGINYEHPTYDPVNIAFLFGCDNQHNKEYLRLLAKSARLLKNPTFSEKLINANNIDEVLSTIREYDQDIDQEETHDNLLLVITLFKKHKLPDLLTSMLDVGIHNAEVITSSSMSRRIAYHIPVFAGLSIQSKKKSLESVVVMANITDKKTPQHLTSILKEHELDFSQAGVGFMQVFHSSIIIGNIDEFS is encoded by the coding sequence ATGCTGGAAAAATATACAAATCATGATCTGGTTCTCCTCAATCCCCAAATCGATAATAAAGAAGCTCTCTTTAAAGTAATGACTGATCACTTACACAACAAAGGTTACATTGAGAATCGACATCGTTTTTACAGAGCACTCGTAGCTCGCGAGCAAGCAGCTAATACAGCCATTTTCCCTCATATTGCCATCCCTCATGCCGGATGTAAAAGTGTTGGTCGTCTCTTTTTACTCATTGTGGTCAGTAAAAAAGGGATCAACTATGAACATCCAACCTATGATCCAGTAAATATTGCCTTTCTTTTCGGTTGTGATAATCAGCATAATAAAGAATATCTGCGACTTCTCGCCAAATCTGCCCGTTTACTAAAGAATCCCACTTTCAGTGAAAAATTGATCAATGCCAACAATATTGATGAAGTATTGAGCACTATCAGGGAGTATGATCAAGATATTGATCAAGAAGAGACTCATGATAATTTGCTCTTAGTAATTACCCTCTTTAAAAAACACAAACTGCCCGATCTCTTGACCTCTATGTTAGATGTCGGAATTCACAATGCAGAGGTAATAACATCATCTTCGATGTCACGTCGCATTGCTTATCATATTCCGGTCTTTGCCGGCTTAAGCATTCAAAGTAAGAAAAAAAGCTTGGAGTCGGTAGTCGTTATGGCAAACATTACCGATAAAAAGACTCCGCAACATCTCACCTCTATTCTCAAAGAACATGAATTGGATTTTTCGCAGGCAGGTGTCGGTTTTATGCAGGTTTTTCACTCCAGTATTATTATTGGAAATATAGACGAATTTAGTTGA
- a CDS encoding cation:proton antiporter gives MNHVMNLVLQIALILFMANILRAVSIKIKFPPVISLILLGIVLGPSLLNYVQKNGIIEWIAQIGILFLIFEAGIQTNLHKLKEESKKAISPALGGVIFPFSTGFILSMLFNYSLVSSLFIGAIFTATSISISVITLMDIDKLKSIEGRTIVNSAIIDDILGILLVSFIFGLSIEKTSTTALYQSELFLAIIKIVFYFIIAFAVGLYLLPAIFLNSKKLNLDGSILSLSVAIIFIYSWFAEMSGLAAITGAYLAGLFIGQTEYRNLINSGISQVGKSFFIDFFFIGIGLTLHLGELSIKPLYLVLFVILALVSKFLGSAAGARIASFDVTRATRIGFGMIPRGEVALIIASMGLRRDLISVDVLSATVLMVIISSLVAPFLIKFSYKKFRKETF, from the coding sequence ATGAATCATGTGATGAACCTTGTACTGCAAATTGCCTTGATTCTCTTCATGGCAAACATCCTACGGGCTGTTTCTATAAAAATCAAGTTTCCCCCTGTCATATCACTTATCCTGCTCGGCATAGTTCTCGGTCCCAGTTTGCTGAATTATGTACAAAAGAATGGGATTATTGAATGGATAGCACAGATCGGAATCCTCTTTTTGATCTTTGAAGCAGGTATTCAAACTAACCTCCATAAGCTAAAAGAGGAATCAAAAAAAGCGATCTCCCCTGCTCTTGGTGGAGTAATATTTCCGTTTAGTACAGGTTTCATCTTATCGATGCTCTTCAACTATAGCTTGGTTAGCAGTCTCTTTATTGGAGCTATTTTTACTGCAACTAGTATCAGCATCTCAGTTATCACCTTGATGGATATTGATAAATTAAAGAGCATTGAAGGACGTACTATAGTTAACAGTGCTATTATAGACGATATCCTGGGCATTTTATTGGTTTCATTCATTTTTGGTCTTTCCATCGAAAAGACCTCGACAACAGCCCTCTATCAAAGCGAACTCTTCTTAGCTATCATTAAAATTGTCTTTTATTTTATCATTGCATTCGCGGTCGGGCTTTATCTACTACCCGCTATATTCCTGAACTCAAAAAAATTGAATTTGGATGGTTCAATCCTCTCCCTGAGTGTAGCTATAATCTTTATCTATTCTTGGTTTGCCGAAATGTCCGGTTTAGCTGCTATCACGGGTGCCTATCTTGCTGGTCTCTTTATTGGGCAGACCGAGTACCGTAATTTGATAAATAGCGGTATATCTCAGGTCGGAAAATCATTCTTCATAGATTTTTTCTTTATCGGTATCGGACTAACTCTTCATTTAGGTGAGTTATCGATCAAACCTCTGTATTTAGTCCTATTTGTTATTTTAGCATTGGTCAGCAAGTTCCTCGGTAGTGCTGCCGGTGCCAGAATAGCTAGTTTTGATGTTACCCGTGCTACCCGTATCGGTTTTGGTATGATCCCTCGCGGTGAAGTCGCTCTGATTATTGCTTCGATGGGATTACGCCGTGATCTGATCTCTGTCGATGTCCTCTCAGCGACCGTTTTGATGGTTATCATTTCATCATTGGTTGCACCTTTCTTGATCAAATTCAGTTATAAGAAATTCCGGAAAGAGACCTTTTAA
- a CDS encoding PTS sugar transporter subunit IIA, with protein sequence MLSHYINKDLVIIEPQVQNKEELFEKMVNHLYNMDYILNKKAFLQALQDREDVSNTELMPGIALPHSRSDSVEKLFMSIVLIKDGLDFGNPDMGKAKIIFFFGTSDKFNKEYLQLLAKSARLLKIEEFRDNLLQCKEPSQVIQLLDEYDKPEDEAEESKVYYTMIITLHETHRLDDLLTSMVELGITNASLMESTSLSSKISLDIPVFSGMYFDETKKHKESKVIICLINDQKTAHRLAELLKENNLDFNKQGVGFIQIIETSLLIGNPDEEIEL encoded by the coding sequence ATGCTCTCACACTATATAAACAAAGATTTAGTGATTATCGAGCCACAGGTTCAGAACAAAGAAGAACTTTTTGAGAAGATGGTCAATCACCTTTACAATATGGATTATATTCTCAATAAAAAAGCGTTCTTACAGGCACTCCAAGATCGAGAAGATGTTTCTAATACCGAACTCATGCCTGGTATAGCTCTGCCCCACTCCCGTTCAGATTCAGTCGAAAAACTCTTTATGAGTATTGTTTTGATTAAGGATGGTCTCGATTTCGGCAACCCTGATATGGGTAAAGCAAAGATAATCTTCTTTTTCGGCACCTCCGATAAATTCAATAAAGAATATTTACAACTCCTCGCTAAATCTGCCCGTTTATTGAAAATAGAAGAGTTTCGCGATAATCTTCTGCAATGTAAAGAACCATCACAAGTTATACAACTCCTTGACGAATATGATAAACCTGAAGACGAAGCTGAAGAAAGCAAAGTTTACTATACAATGATAATTACTTTACATGAAACTCATCGCTTAGACGATCTATTGACTTCGATGGTGGAATTAGGCATTACTAATGCCTCTCTGATGGAATCAACATCCCTGAGCAGTAAGATTTCCTTAGATATTCCTGTTTTTTCCGGTATGTATTTTGATGAGACAAAGAAACATAAAGAATCAAAAGTTATCATCTGCTTGATTAATGATCAGAAGACAGCTCATCGCTTAGCTGAGCTTCTGAAAGAAAACAATCTCGATTTTAACAAGCAAGGGGTCGGTTTTATCCAGATTATAGAGACCTCTCTGCTCATTGGTAATCCCGATGAAGAAATCGAATTATAA
- the mltG gene encoding endolytic transglycosylase MltG: MRIFAVVLAIVILIVIGYELYLLVFPTTIKEVVVEIKIGEPAAIIADKLVNHGVIRSKWLFIAYIRLRGVEKDLSYGNYLFSGRLSTASVARKLIDGRIILEQVTIPEGLNIRETARRLEASGFGKAENYIELSYDPEFAEMLTGFSVQSLEGFLYPETYHFGDGVSEEYVLRRMVNEFFNKTATLRLPDEFNYSFYELIILASIIEKEARFHDEKPLIASVFLNRLSIGKRLQADPTVAYALSKNGIQRTTIYYVDLQIDSPYNTYRRAGLPPTPICNPSVLSMQAVLDPADSEFLYFFAGKRGRHIFSKTYTEHLNKQRALRNRPREGT, encoded by the coding sequence ATGAGAATATTCGCAGTTGTATTGGCTATAGTAATCTTAATAGTAATCGGTTATGAATTGTACCTCCTGGTATTCCCCACTACTATCAAGGAAGTAGTGGTTGAGATCAAAATCGGAGAACCGGCTGCAATCATAGCGGATAAACTGGTCAATCATGGTGTGATCCGCAGTAAATGGCTTTTTATTGCTTATATCCGATTAAGAGGTGTAGAAAAAGATCTGAGTTATGGCAATTATCTTTTCTCCGGCAGATTATCAACTGCCTCAGTAGCCAGAAAGTTAATAGACGGTAGAATCATTCTGGAGCAGGTCACCATTCCCGAAGGGCTAAATATCAGAGAAACCGCCAGAAGATTAGAAGCATCCGGATTTGGAAAGGCTGAAAACTACATTGAACTCTCTTATGATCCCGAATTTGCAGAAATGTTAACCGGCTTTTCTGTACAATCATTAGAGGGATTTCTTTATCCGGAGACCTATCATTTTGGTGACGGGGTAAGCGAAGAATATGTTCTAAGACGGATGGTCAATGAGTTTTTTAACAAAACCGCTACCTTAAGATTACCTGATGAATTCAACTATAGTTTCTATGAACTGATCATATTAGCTTCTATTATCGAGAAAGAAGCCCGATTTCATGACGAAAAACCTCTTATAGCAAGTGTTTTCCTAAATCGACTCAGCATTGGAAAACGACTACAAGCTGATCCTACTGTTGCCTATGCCCTATCCAAAAATGGTATTCAACGAACTACTATCTATTATGTAGATCTGCAGATAGATTCTCCTTATAACACATATCGCAGAGCAGGATTACCTCCAACTCCGATATGCAATCCTTCTGTATTATCAATGCAAGCTGTATTAGATCCAGCAGATTCGGAATTTCTTTATTTCTTTGCCGGTAAACGCGGTCGACATATTTTTTCCAAGACATATACAGAACATTTAAATAAACAACGAGCTTTGCGAAATCGGCCAAGAGAAGGTACATAA
- the ruvX gene encoding Holliday junction resolvase RuvX — protein MSKIMGIDYGQKRIGVALSDELQMFASPYSTIINTNREEIILKLTEIIQKEGVIKIVVGVPYYLDGTSSKQTEEVLRFIRHLKNNLTLPIETFDERYSSSEARDILNKKKKTVKESKENIDQIAAAIILQNYLHSEDKGK, from the coding sequence ATGTCAAAAATTATGGGAATTGATTATGGCCAGAAAAGGATCGGTGTTGCTCTTAGTGATGAATTACAGATGTTTGCATCGCCTTACTCAACTATTATAAATACCAATAGAGAAGAGATTATCCTGAAATTAACTGAAATCATTCAAAAAGAGGGAGTTATTAAGATAGTAGTTGGAGTACCCTATTATTTGGACGGTACATCAAGTAAACAGACAGAAGAGGTTCTCCGGTTCATCAGACATTTGAAGAACAACCTTACACTGCCCATTGAAACCTTTGATGAAAGATACAGCTCTTCAGAAGCGAGAGATATCCTTAATAAAAAGAAGAAAACCGTTAAGGAGAGTAAGGAAAATATTGACCAAATTGCTGCTGCTATTATTTTGCAAAATTATTTGCATAGTGAAGATAAAGGAAAATGA